The DNA window ACGGAGAAGCTCAAGGGAGAGAACGCGCGCGATGTGAGCATTCTCGATACCGACGCGCAGCTGTTCACGTCTGCCGAGGCAAACCTCGTGCACTGGCAGGATCGCAAGCGCCGCTACACCCTCATGGGGTCGCTTCCGCCGAACGTTCTGATGGCGCTCTCGCGCACCGTCATGGCTTCGGGCAGCGAGCAGCGCCTGCGTCCCATCGTCTCGACGCCTGTATCGGGGATCGCGCCCCCACGAAGACGTGGGCTCGGAGAGCTGGTGGCTCGCGGCTGGAGCCGGCTCATGCGCATCTTCGGGCACTGAGGGCCTGGTGAGGCTGTCAGCGAATCTGCGCTGTCAGCTCCAGGGAGCGCCACAGGTACCACATGGCCACGGTTCGCCAGGGTCGCCACCGTTGCGCCACCGCCGCCATGCGTGCGGGTGAAGGGAGCGCGTCGTCTCCGGTCAGCCGTTGCACGGCTTTGCGGATTCCCAGGTCTCCCGGGGGCAGCACGTCGGTGCGGCCGAGATGGAAGATGAGCAGCATCTGAACGGTCCACGGCCCGATGCCTCGCACTCGCGTGAGGTGCGCGGTGATCTCGTCGTCGGGGAGATGCCTGACGCGGTGAAGGGCGACCTCTCCGCGCTCGGCGGCTTCAGCCAGGGCGCGCAGCCCGCCGATCTTTCCGCTGGAGAGCCCCACGGCCCTCAGATCGGCCTCGCGGGCTTCGAGCACGCTGCGCGGCCGCGGATGGGGCGCCAGGAGCGCCATGAACCGACGGGTGATGGCCGCGGCCGCGCTGCCGGCCAGCTGCTGATGGATGATGGACACGCACAGTGCCTCGAACACGTCGTGCCACTGGCGCTCCAGACGGCAGGGGCCCACAGCGTCGATGATGCGACGGAGGTCGTCGTCGACCTCGCGCAGATGCCGCACGGCTTCATCGATGGCGCCCCGATCCCAGAGCGTGACCATCTCGAGGGTGACCCCTTCGAGTGCAAGCAGCCGTCGTTTCGTCTCGAGGCCGCCGGGGGCGGAGAACCCACCTGGGCGTCCGTGTGCGGCCACGATTCGGTGACACGGGACGATCACGGGAATGGGGTTGCGACCCAACGCCTGCCCCACGGCCCGAGCGCTCCCCGGCCGACCGACACGTGCTGCCAGCTCTCCATAGGTCACGATCTCGCCGCTGCGGATGTGCCGCGCCTCGAGGCAGACCGCTCGGGTGAACGGCGGCAGGTGGTCGAGGTCGAGCGTGAGGTCGTCGAACTGCTGCGCGTGGCCTTCGAGGTGGCGGCGCACCTGCTCGACGGCGCGCGCAACCTGCGCGGGGGCCTTTGTCTCGAGCCCTGCGGAAGACCCGAGGTCGGGGATGCCGTCTGGCAGGTGAAGGGCGGAGATTCCACGAGGCGACCAGCAGATGGCGCACTCGCCGATGGCGGTGCTGAAGCGGTGGCTCCCGCTGCTCCGGAAGCGTGCGCTCACGCCGGATCGGGCGCGGACGAGGCGGCACTGTCGCGCCGGGGTCCCACGGCGGAGGAGATTGCCAGGCGTATGTTGCGCAGCAGATCTGCCGGATCGCCGTCTGAGCGGAAGGTCGCGGGAACGTGGCGGTCGAGCGCTTTGCCCGCCTGGAGATCGACGGGCAGCATCATCAGTGCGCGAAGGCCCTCGTCACTGGCGGCGTGAGCCGCGGCCTGAACCGCCTCCGGGCTGACGACCCGGTCTCCCGCCACGATGCAGAACGAGACCGACGCGAGCAATCCGGCGCGAGCGGTGACGAGGGCGCGGGCAGCCTCCGCCGCGGCGCTCACGGCTACGTCGTCAACCACGTCACAGATCCAGCAGAGCCCGTGGAACACCCGCAGGTCGAAGCGGCGCAACGTGAACAGGGCGAACGGCTTGATCTCGCGTCGCTCGAAGTGCCACTCGTGATCGCTGAGGCGACCTTGCAGGGCGTCGAGGAACCGCGCTGGATGGTCGACGGGCGTGGGTCGGGGCGCATTGTCGCGGGCGGCTTCGAGCAGCACGTTGCGCATGGCTTCCGCCGACGCGTGGCGGTCCGCGGGGTCGAGTGCAAGTCCTCGACGCACCCACGCAGACAGCGCGGGTCGGGCGTGGCCGTCGAGGGCCGCGTGACCGTCATCGCCTTCGACGAGGCGTCGGGTGGCGTCGAGAGGAGGCTCTCCGCACAGCAGCCAGTGTGCGAGGGCGGCCACGCCGTACAGATCGGCCGCGGCTCCCGCACCCTGGCCGGCATAGTGCTCTGGCGCGGCGAACCCCGGCGACCCCCAGCCGTCGAGTGATGGTCTCGAAGGTGCGTCGGGGGTGAGCCGTCTCGCCAGTCCGAAGTCGACCAGCTTGAGCGAGTCGTCTGACACCATCACGTTGTCCGGCGTGAGGTCGCGGAACACCACAGGAGGCTTCTGGCCATGCAGGAAGCCGAGCACGTCGAGCAACCGCTCGAGCCACTGCACCGACTGGCGGGTGGCGGGGCGGCCGTTCTGCTCGACCCAGCTGCGCAGGGTCTTGCCTGGGATGCGTTCCATCACCAGGTAGTGCCTGCCCCCGTCTTCG is part of the Pseudomonadota bacterium genome and encodes:
- a CDS encoding methylated-DNA--[protein]-cysteine S-methyltransferase — protein: MSARFRSSGSHRFSTAIGECAICWSPRGISALHLPDGIPDLGSSAGLETKAPAQVARAVEQVRRHLEGHAQQFDDLTLDLDHLPPFTRAVCLEARHIRSGEIVTYGELAARVGRPGSARAVGQALGRNPIPVIVPCHRIVAAHGRPGGFSAPGGLETKRRLLALEGVTLEMVTLWDRGAIDEAVRHLREVDDDLRRIIDAVGPCRLERQWHDVFEALCVSIIHQQLAGSAAAAITRRFMALLAPHPRPRSVLEAREADLRAVGLSSGKIGGLRALAEAAERGEVALHRVRHLPDDEITAHLTRVRGIGPWTVQMLLIFHLGRTDVLPPGDLGIRKAVQRLTGDDALPSPARMAAVAQRWRPWRTVAMWYLWRSLELTAQIR
- a CDS encoding serine/threonine protein kinase — protein: MTPSSLRGGRYTVLGVLGHGGMGTVLHCHDERNDIRVAVKELIPPSGRARTERIGQFREEAALLSTLSHPAIPRAHGVFEDGGRHYLVMERIPGKTLRSWVEQNGRPATRQSVQWLERLLDVLGFLHGQKPPVVFRDLTPDNVMVSDDSLKLVDFGLARRLTPDAPSRPSLDGWGSPGFAAPEHYAGQGAGAAADLYGVAALAHWLLCGEPPLDATRRLVEGDDGHAALDGHARPALSAWVRRGLALDPADRHASAEAMRNVLLEAARDNAPRPTPVDHPARFLDALQGRLSDHEWHFERREIKPFALFTLRRFDLRVFHGLCWICDVVDDVAVSAAAEAARALVTARAGLLASVSFCIVAGDRVVSPEAVQAAAHAASDEGLRALMMLPVDLQAGKALDRHVPATFRSDGDPADLLRNIRLAISSAVGPRRDSAASSAPDPA